Proteins encoded together in one Bradyrhizobium sp. PSBB068 window:
- a CDS encoding sigma-70 family RNA polymerase sigma factor, translating into MTAFRQSVEAMIPALRRYARALTRDTDIADDLVQDTLVRALRSERLFLGGDVRSWLYTILTNLNKNRRRSLARRPPLMPLLDNNADASGTEAEGRDIERALSTLVEEQRSVLLLVMLEGMSYREVADIQGVPIGTVMSRLARARAHVRASIEGQRPALRRVK; encoded by the coding sequence ATGACCGCGTTTCGTCAAAGTGTCGAAGCCATGATTCCAGCGCTCCGCCGCTATGCGCGGGCGCTGACGCGTGACACGGATATCGCCGATGACCTGGTGCAGGACACGCTGGTCCGCGCGCTGCGCTCGGAGCGGCTGTTTCTCGGCGGCGACGTCAGGAGCTGGCTCTACACGATCCTGACCAACCTGAACAAGAACCGCAGGCGCTCGCTGGCGCGGCGACCGCCCCTGATGCCGCTGCTCGACAACAATGCCGACGCCAGCGGCACCGAGGCGGAGGGACGCGACATCGAGCGCGCACTGTCGACGCTGGTCGAGGAGCAACGCTCGGTGCTGCTGCTCGTGATGCTGGAGGGCATGAGCTACCGCGAGGTCGCCGATATCCAGGGCGTTCCGATCGGCACCGTGATGTCCCGCCTCGCCCGCGCGCGCGCCCATGTGCGGGCCTCGATCGAGGGCCAGCGCCCGGCGCTCCGGCGGGTGAAATGA
- a CDS encoding histidine phosphatase family protein yields the protein MPVPTIYYIRHGETSWNAEGRLQGVQDIALNDRGRAQAAHAGRILADLLARDGRDKTTLPFVASPLIRARATMELVRTELGLPPGDYALDARLREIAYGSWEGSTLAQAQAADPVVYARRLTEKWQVAPEGGESYVDVQARMTDWYGSVTSDTVAVAHGGTARALMVALGFETAASAADLTIEQGAVYVFGPAGLQKHS from the coding sequence ATGCCGGTGCCAACGATCTACTATATCCGCCACGGCGAGACGTCGTGGAACGCCGAGGGCCGGCTTCAGGGCGTGCAGGACATCGCCCTCAACGATCGCGGCCGTGCCCAGGCGGCGCATGCCGGCCGCATCCTTGCCGACTTATTGGCGCGCGACGGCCGTGACAAGACGACGCTGCCGTTCGTCGCAAGCCCGCTGATCCGGGCGCGCGCGACCATGGAGCTGGTGCGCACCGAGCTTGGCCTGCCGCCGGGCGATTACGCCCTCGACGCGCGGCTGCGCGAGATCGCCTACGGGAGCTGGGAGGGCTCGACGCTGGCGCAGGCGCAGGCCGCCGACCCCGTGGTCTATGCGCGCCGCCTGACCGAGAAGTGGCAGGTCGCGCCGGAGGGCGGCGAGAGCTATGTCGACGTGCAGGCACGGATGACCGACTGGTACGGTTCGGTGACGTCGGACACGGTCGCCGTCGCCCATGGCGGCACGGCGCGGGCGCTGATGGTCGCGCTCGGCTTCGAGACGGCGGCCTCGGCCGCCGACCTCACGATCGAGCAGGGCGCGGTCTACGTGTTCGGCCCCGCGGGGCTGCAGAAACATAGTTAA
- a CDS encoding adenylate/guanylate cyclase domain-containing protein, translating to MNASELRDVIAWMIGGARSAPTPPQMMAECCERLVRAGLPLWRIGVFVRTLHPEIYGRHFFWRPGAEVETGTVDHNIEESPEFAVSPLSIVFKQGIEVRARLDDPSSKRFPIVVDLQAEGVTDYIAVPLINTDGRPNASSWTTRQPGGFTEEQLDAIRSIAIPLARYIEIVTLRRTASLLLDTYVGNRAGERIMGGQIRRGHADTMDAAIWLSDLRGFTALSDRLPAETVVEILNLYFDCQVTAIRDHGGEVLKFMGDGLLAVFPVDEYLGDEAQVCSRVLDAARASRAGVEALQFPNGDAVERFRFGVALHLGRVLYGNIGGGNRLDFTCIGPAVNLAARLEKIAGRLGRTVVASERFAGIHDGGWSDLGEFPIAGFSKAERVYGLFDEAPVAAAS from the coding sequence ATGAACGCGTCGGAGCTTCGGGATGTCATCGCGTGGATGATCGGCGGCGCGCGATCGGCGCCGACCCCGCCGCAGATGATGGCGGAGTGCTGCGAACGGCTGGTGCGGGCCGGGCTGCCGCTATGGCGCATCGGCGTGTTCGTGCGCACGCTGCATCCGGAGATCTATGGCCGGCATTTCTTTTGGAGGCCGGGTGCTGAGGTCGAGACCGGGACCGTCGATCACAACATCGAGGAGTCCCCGGAATTCGCCGTTAGCCCGCTGTCGATCGTTTTTAAGCAGGGAATTGAGGTGCGCGCGCGGCTCGATGATCCCTCGAGCAAGCGCTTTCCGATCGTCGTGGACCTGCAGGCCGAGGGCGTCACCGACTACATTGCGGTGCCGCTGATCAACACCGACGGCCGCCCCAACGCATCGAGCTGGACCACCAGGCAGCCGGGCGGCTTCACCGAGGAACAACTCGACGCGATCCGATCGATCGCCATTCCGCTGGCGCGTTACATCGAAATCGTGACGCTGCGCCGCACCGCCTCGCTGCTGCTCGACACCTATGTCGGCAACCGTGCCGGCGAGCGCATCATGGGCGGCCAGATCCGACGCGGCCATGCCGATACGATGGATGCGGCGATCTGGCTGTCCGACCTGCGCGGCTTCACCGCGCTGTCGGACCGCTTGCCGGCCGAGACCGTCGTGGAAATTCTCAACCTCTACTTCGATTGCCAGGTCACCGCGATCCGCGACCATGGCGGCGAGGTGCTCAAATTCATGGGCGACGGCTTGCTCGCGGTGTTTCCGGTCGACGAATATCTCGGCGACGAGGCGCAGGTCTGCTCGCGGGTGTTGGATGCCGCGCGGGCGTCCCGCGCCGGGGTCGAGGCGCTGCAATTTCCCAACGGCGACGCGGTCGAGCGCTTCCGCTTCGGCGTCGCGCTGCATCTCGGGCGCGTGCTGTACGGCAATATCGGCGGCGGCAACCGGCTCGACTTCACCTGCATCGGTCCGGCGGTCAACCTCGCGGCGCGGCTGGAGAAGATCGCCGGCCGTCTCGGCCGCACCGTCGTGGCCTCCGAGCGCTTCGCCGGCATCCATGACGGCGGCTGGAGCGACCTCGGCGAGTTTCCGATCGCGGGGTTCTCGAAGGCGGAACGGGTCTATGGCCTGTTCGACGAGGCGCCGGTCGCCGCTGCGAGTTAG
- a CDS encoding class I SAM-dependent RNA methyltransferase: MAEILTIDHVGHRGDGVAIDGSQSIFVPYALAGETVEVEDVPGNHPDRRRLLRVTQQSPERIAPFCPHFGVCGGCAIQHWNEEPYQAWKRNIVVETLAQARIAAEVAPLLDAHGAGRRRITLHGRMGTHEVLKVGFAAAGSHDIIPVDRCPILDPTLDGALEAAWTVAEPLIAIGKPLDIQVTATLNGLDIDVRGSGALPTNLITTLSRVAEKHRLARLTRHGELVLQRGSPDVAIGTAKVVLPPGSFLQATLKGEETLAALVRAHCGRAKHIADLFCGVGPFALRLAEKARVAAFDSDAGAIAALQKAAQSTPGLKPLKAEARDLFRRPLMPQELRDYDAVVFDPPRQGAQAQVTQLAASKVPVVVAVSCNAATFARDAKTLIDGGYKIADVTPVDQFRHTPHVELVARFAR; the protein is encoded by the coding sequence GTGGCTGAAATCCTCACCATCGACCATGTCGGCCACCGCGGCGACGGCGTCGCGATCGACGGATCGCAGTCGATCTTCGTGCCTTATGCGCTGGCCGGTGAAACCGTCGAGGTCGAGGACGTCCCCGGCAATCATCCCGACCGGCGGCGGCTGCTGCGGGTCACGCAGCAAAGCCCCGAGCGCATCGCGCCGTTCTGTCCGCATTTCGGCGTCTGCGGCGGCTGCGCGATCCAGCACTGGAACGAGGAGCCCTACCAGGCGTGGAAGCGCAACATCGTGGTCGAGACGCTGGCGCAGGCCAGGATCGCGGCCGAGGTTGCGCCACTGCTCGACGCCCATGGCGCGGGCCGTCGCCGCATCACGTTGCACGGACGCATGGGCACCCATGAGGTCCTCAAGGTCGGCTTCGCCGCGGCGGGGTCGCACGACATCATCCCGGTCGACCGCTGTCCGATACTCGATCCTACGCTCGACGGCGCGCTCGAGGCGGCATGGACCGTCGCCGAGCCGCTGATTGCGATCGGCAAGCCGCTCGACATCCAGGTGACCGCGACCCTCAACGGTCTCGACATCGACGTGCGCGGCTCCGGCGCGCTGCCGACCAACCTGATCACCACTCTGTCGCGCGTCGCAGAAAAGCACCGGCTGGCGCGGCTGACGCGGCACGGCGAGTTGGTGCTGCAACGCGGCTCTCCCGACGTGGCGATCGGAACAGCCAAGGTCGTGCTGCCGCCGGGCTCGTTCCTGCAGGCCACCCTCAAGGGCGAAGAGACGCTTGCGGCGCTGGTCCGCGCGCATTGCGGCCGCGCCAAGCATATCGCCGACCTGTTCTGCGGTGTTGGCCCGTTCGCACTGCGCCTCGCGGAGAAGGCGCGGGTCGCGGCCTTCGACAGCGACGCCGGCGCGATCGCGGCATTGCAGAAGGCCGCACAGTCGACGCCGGGGCTGAAGCCGCTGAAAGCCGAGGCGCGCGACCTGTTCCGCCGCCCGCTGATGCCGCAGGAGTTGCGCGACTATGACGCCGTCGTGTTCGATCCACCGCGGCAGGGCGCGCAGGCCCAGGTCACGCAGTTGGCGGCAAGCAAGGTGCCGGTGGTCGTTGCGGTGTCCTGCAATGCCGCAACATTCGCGCGCGACGCGAAAACCCTGATCGACGGCGGCTACAAGATCGCTGATGTCACCCCGGTCGACCAGTTCCGTCATACCCCGCATGTCGAGCTGGTGGCGCGCTTCGCACGCTGA
- a CDS encoding anti-sigma factor, whose translation MTDPNIPVTEDELHAYVDNELPAERRGDVEAWLATHPDDAARVQSWRAMAETLHARYDRVLDEAVPKRLELERLVRQPRRWVYGAVAATLAAFIAGGGVGWVARGASATPSTFQSFTLDALDAHRLYVVEVRHPVEVPGSERDHLQQWLTKRCGWDVRAPELTGLKLVGGRLLPGPSGPASFLMYESTSGERFTVYTAKVKTEATQMRYAVHGSDGALFWADRGVAYVVSGGTDRTRLTQVARAVYDQMEKSGG comes from the coding sequence ATGACCGATCCGAACATCCCCGTCACCGAAGACGAGCTGCACGCTTACGTCGACAACGAGCTGCCGGCCGAGCGCCGCGGCGATGTCGAGGCGTGGCTCGCTACCCATCCCGACGACGCGGCACGGGTGCAGTCATGGCGCGCGATGGCCGAGACGCTGCATGCGCGCTACGATCGCGTGCTGGACGAGGCGGTGCCGAAGCGGCTCGAGCTCGAACGGCTGGTGCGCCAGCCGCGCCGCTGGGTCTATGGCGCGGTGGCGGCAACGCTTGCCGCCTTCATCGCCGGCGGCGGCGTCGGCTGGGTCGCGCGCGGCGCCTCCGCGACACCGTCGACCTTCCAGAGCTTCACCCTCGATGCGCTCGATGCGCACCGCCTCTACGTGGTCGAGGTCCGCCATCCGGTCGAGGTGCCCGGCAGCGAGCGCGACCATCTGCAGCAATGGCTGACCAAGCGCTGCGGCTGGGACGTCCGCGCGCCGGAGCTGACCGGGCTGAAGTTGGTCGGCGGCCGGCTGCTGCCGGGGCCTAGCGGACCGGCGTCGTTCCTGATGTATGAGAGCACGTCCGGCGAGCGCTTCACGGTCTACACCGCCAAGGTGAAGACCGAGGCGACCCAGATGCGCTATGCGGTGCACGGCAGCGACGGCGCATTGTTCTGGGCCGATCGCGGCGTCGCCTATGTCGTCAGCGGCGGCACGGATCGGACGCGCCTGACCCAGGTCGCGCGGGCGGTCTACGATCAGATGGAAAAGAGCGGCGGCTGA
- a CDS encoding nucleoside 2-deoxyribosyltransferase, with the protein MKIYLAGPDVFLPDAVEIGRRKAEVCAYHGLTGLYPLDNSIDPTAAGASLTIFKSNEAMMESADAIIANLTPFRGPSADAGTVYELGYMAGRGKLCLAYSNDPTSYANRVARLGQVVPASDGRLIDAEGLTVEEFGLPDNLMMMHALDLHGSPLVTPREPSADLWHDLTSFEACVRLAAAQRRQSAK; encoded by the coding sequence ATGAAAATCTATCTGGCAGGTCCTGACGTGTTCCTGCCGGATGCCGTGGAGATCGGCCGCCGCAAGGCGGAGGTTTGCGCCTATCACGGGCTCACCGGGCTCTATCCGCTCGACAACAGCATCGATCCCACCGCCGCCGGCGCCTCGCTCACCATCTTCAAGAGCAACGAGGCGATGATGGAGTCTGCCGACGCCATTATCGCCAATTTGACGCCGTTTCGCGGCCCCAGTGCCGACGCAGGCACCGTCTATGAACTCGGCTACATGGCGGGGCGCGGCAAACTGTGCCTCGCCTATTCGAACGATCCCACGTCCTACGCCAATCGCGTGGCACGGCTCGGCCAGGTCGTGCCGGCATCCGACGGACGCCTGATCGACGCGGAGGGGCTGACGGTGGAAGAGTTTGGATTGCCGGACAATCTGATGATGATGCACGCGCTCGATTTACACGGCAGCCCGCTGGTGACGCCGCGGGAGCCGTCGGCCGATCTCTGGCACGACCTCACCTCCTTCGAGGCCTGCGTGCGGCTCGCCGCCGCGCAACGCCGGCAGAGCGCCAAGTGA
- a CDS encoding DUF1194 domain-containing protein produces the protein MRWYVSIGAVLVAGMLASGDVAGVAAPGPGTQTGRLAEKESTPSVDIELIIAVDVSYSMDMDELAIQREGYAQAIVSKEFLQALKAGPNGKISVTYFEWAASNDQKVIIPWRVIDGPESADAVSAEIMKTPVRRASRTSISGAIYFAIPMFDDNPHRGLRRVIDISGDGPNNNGAPITPARDAALDKGIVINGLPIMVKEPSYSTMDIENLDWYYEDCVIGGPGSFVVTIKDREKFKEAIRTKLLLEVAGRTPERPVVRTAEKEPRVSCTIGEKIWQDRWGR, from the coding sequence ATGCGCTGGTATGTCTCGATCGGAGCTGTGCTTGTCGCGGGCATGTTGGCCAGCGGCGATGTGGCCGGTGTTGCCGCGCCGGGCCCGGGTACACAGACCGGCCGGCTGGCCGAAAAGGAATCCACGCCAAGCGTCGATATCGAGCTGATCATCGCGGTCGACGTCTCCTATTCGATGGACATGGACGAGCTCGCGATCCAGCGTGAGGGCTACGCGCAGGCGATCGTCTCCAAGGAATTTCTGCAGGCGCTGAAGGCCGGTCCGAACGGCAAGATCTCGGTGACCTATTTCGAGTGGGCCGCCTCCAACGACCAGAAGGTCATCATTCCCTGGCGGGTGATCGACGGCCCTGAATCGGCCGACGCGGTCTCCGCCGAGATCATGAAGACGCCGGTGCGCCGTGCCTCGCGCACTTCGATCTCGGGCGCGATCTATTTCGCGATCCCGATGTTCGATGACAATCCGCATCGCGGCCTGCGCCGCGTGATCGATATTTCCGGCGACGGCCCCAACAACAACGGCGCGCCGATCACGCCTGCCCGCGATGCTGCGCTCGACAAGGGCATCGTCATCAACGGCCTGCCGATCATGGTGAAGGAGCCGTCCTACTCGACGATGGATATCGAAAATCTCGACTGGTACTACGAAGACTGCGTGATCGGCGGGCCCGGCTCCTTCGTGGTGACGATCAAGGATCGCGAGAAATTCAAGGAGGCGATCCGCACCAAGCTGCTGCTCGAAGTCGCCGGCCGCACTCCCGAACGCCCGGTGGTGCGGACCGCCGAGAAGGAGCCGCGGGTCAGCTGCACGATCGGCGAGAAGATCTGGCAGGATCGCTGGGGACGATGA
- the aroC gene encoding chorismate synthase, with amino-acid sequence MSFNTFGHMFRVTTFGESHGVAIGCVVDGCPPMIPLTVEEIQHDLDRRRPGQSRFTTQRQEPDAVKILSGVMAHPESGVQVTTGTPIALLIENTDQRSKDYSEIKDKFRPGHADFTYEAKYGLRDYRGGGRSSARETATRVAAGAIARKVLPEVKVRGALVQMGPHKIDRAKWDWDEIARNPFFCPDKDKAAFFESYLDGIRKSGSSIGAVIEVVAEGVPAGLGAPIYAKLDSDLASAMMSINAVKGVEIGAGFGAAELTGEENADEMRTGNNGTRFLSNHAGGVLGGISTGQPVVVRFAVKPTSSILTTRRTVDRKGADTDILTKGRHDPCVGIRAVPVGEAMMACVLADHFLRDRGQTGR; translated from the coding sequence ATGTCCTTCAATACTTTCGGCCATATGTTCCGCGTCACGACCTTCGGCGAGAGCCATGGGGTCGCGATCGGCTGCGTGGTGGATGGCTGCCCGCCGATGATCCCTCTGACGGTGGAGGAGATCCAGCACGATCTCGACCGCCGCCGCCCCGGCCAGTCGCGCTTCACCACCCAGCGCCAGGAGCCGGATGCGGTGAAGATCCTGTCCGGTGTGATGGCGCATCCGGAAAGCGGCGTTCAGGTGACGACCGGCACGCCGATCGCGCTGCTGATCGAGAACACCGACCAGCGCTCGAAGGACTATTCCGAGATCAAGGACAAGTTCCGCCCCGGCCATGCCGACTTCACCTATGAGGCGAAATACGGCCTGCGTGATTATCGCGGCGGCGGCCGATCGTCGGCGCGCGAGACCGCGACCCGTGTCGCGGCCGGTGCGATCGCGCGCAAGGTGCTGCCCGAGGTGAAAGTGCGCGGCGCGCTGGTGCAGATGGGTCCGCACAAGATTGATCGCGCGAAGTGGGACTGGGACGAGATCGCAAGGAATCCGTTCTTCTGTCCCGACAAGGACAAGGCAGCGTTCTTCGAAAGCTATCTCGACGGCATCCGGAAGAGCGGCTCCTCGATCGGCGCCGTCATCGAGGTGGTCGCAGAGGGCGTGCCGGCCGGTCTCGGCGCGCCGATCTATGCCAAGCTCGACAGCGATCTGGCATCGGCGATGATGAGCATCAACGCGGTGAAGGGCGTCGAGATCGGTGCCGGCTTCGGCGCCGCCGAGCTGACCGGCGAGGAGAACGCCGACGAGATGCGGACCGGCAACAACGGCACGCGTTTCCTGTCCAACCATGCCGGCGGCGTGCTGGGCGGCATCTCGACCGGCCAGCCGGTGGTGGTGCGCTTTGCGGTCAAGCCGACGTCCTCGATCCTGACCACGCGCCGCACCGTCGACCGCAAGGGCGCCGATACCGACATCCTGACCAAGGGCCGCCACGACCCCTGCGTCGGCATCCGCGCCGTGCCGGTGGGCGAGGCCATGATGGCCTGCGTGCTGGCGGATCATTTTCTGCGCGACCGCGGGCAGACCGGGCGCTGA
- a CDS encoding EamA family transporter: MTDTDAQRRTGIALVVAAAAAWSTAPFFTRLLHFDSWTILFWRGLFGGGAIVLFLVATQGRRGARDLVAMPLSGWLVAGLSTLGMVTFIPALQLTSVANVAILIAMQPFAAAAIAWLWLREQARPGTLLASLVALAGVAITVSGAGGITDYRGIGLACVMVLAISLMTVVIRRHRGTPMIAAAALSNFLGSAISVPFGQDIGAVGGADLGVLALFGACQVGLGLTLFTVGSRLLPSAQASLIATLETPLMPFWVWLAFAEVPSLRAMIGGALVMGAVVADIALSQRAQLAQPAER, translated from the coding sequence GTGACTGACACCGACGCGCAGCGTCGCACCGGGATTGCGCTGGTCGTGGCGGCCGCGGCGGCGTGGAGCACCGCGCCGTTCTTCACCCGGCTGCTGCACTTCGATTCCTGGACCATCCTGTTCTGGCGCGGGCTGTTCGGTGGCGGCGCGATCGTGCTGTTCCTGGTCGCGACGCAGGGCCGGCGCGGCGCGCGCGATCTCGTCGCGATGCCGTTGAGCGGATGGCTGGTGGCCGGTCTCTCGACCCTTGGCATGGTGACGTTCATTCCGGCGCTGCAACTGACCAGCGTCGCCAATGTCGCAATCCTGATCGCGATGCAGCCGTTTGCGGCCGCTGCGATCGCCTGGCTCTGGCTGCGCGAGCAGGCGCGGCCGGGCACCTTGCTGGCAAGCCTGGTCGCGCTCGCGGGCGTCGCCATCACCGTCAGCGGCGCCGGGGGCATCACGGATTACAGGGGCATCGGGCTTGCCTGCGTGATGGTGCTGGCGATCTCGCTGATGACGGTGGTGATCCGGCGGCACAGGGGCACGCCGATGATCGCGGCTGCGGCACTCTCCAACTTCCTCGGCAGCGCGATCAGCGTTCCGTTCGGGCAGGACATCGGTGCGGTCGGCGGTGCCGATCTCGGTGTGCTCGCGCTGTTCGGCGCATGCCAGGTCGGACTCGGCCTGACTTTGTTTACGGTCGGCTCGAGATTGCTGCCGTCCGCGCAGGCATCGCTGATTGCAACCCTCGAAACGCCGCTGATGCCGTTCTGGGTGTGGCTGGCATTTGCCGAAGTGCCGTCGCTCCGCGCCATGATCGGCGGCGCGCTGGTGATGGGCGCCGTCGTCGCCGACATCGCGCTCAGCCAGCGGGCGCAACTCGCTCAGCCCGCGGAGCGGTGA
- the clpS gene encoding ATP-dependent Clp protease adapter ClpS — MPDTVVKPKTRTKTKVERPRLHKVILVNDDYTPREFVVTVLKGEFRMTDDQAYKVMLTAHQRGVCVVAVFTRDVAETKATRATDAGRAKGYPLLFTTEPEE, encoded by the coding sequence ATGCCCGATACCGTCGTCAAGCCGAAAACCAGGACAAAGACCAAGGTCGAGCGGCCGCGCCTGCACAAGGTGATCCTGGTCAATGACGACTACACGCCGCGCGAATTCGTCGTCACCGTTCTGAAGGGCGAATTCCGCATGACCGACGACCAGGCCTACAAGGTGATGTTGACCGCGCACCAGCGCGGCGTCTGCGTGGTCGCTGTGTTCACCAGGGATGTCGCCGAGACCAAGGCGACGCGCGCCACCGACGCCGGCCGCGCCAAGGGCTACCCGCTGCTGTTCACCACCGAGCCGGAAGAGTAG
- a CDS encoding TlyA family RNA methyltransferase, whose translation MSKAGGNDASAGKRIDVLLVERGLFESRARARAAIDAGLVTADGKQIAKASEIVAPGAALTAEPAHPYVSRGGVKLAGALEHYPIDVEGHVCLDVGASTGGFTEVLLANGASLVFAIDVGHGQLHPSLHGDPKIVSMEETDIRNYEGKRLPARPDIVVIDVSFISLKLVLPVALSLAAAPMHLLALIKPQFEAARKHSKRGVIRNAMVHQEICDDIAAFAASLGCTDIQVFPSSIPGGDGNIEFFLGARRG comes from the coding sequence GTGAGCAAGGCAGGCGGCAACGACGCATCCGCCGGCAAGCGCATCGACGTGCTGCTGGTCGAACGCGGCCTGTTCGAAAGCCGCGCACGGGCACGCGCCGCGATCGACGCCGGCCTCGTCACCGCCGACGGCAAGCAAATCGCCAAAGCGTCCGAGATCGTCGCGCCCGGCGCTGCACTCACGGCCGAGCCGGCGCATCCCTATGTCTCGCGCGGCGGCGTCAAGCTCGCCGGCGCGCTCGAGCACTATCCGATCGATGTCGAGGGCCATGTCTGCCTCGATGTCGGCGCTTCGACCGGCGGCTTCACCGAAGTGCTGCTCGCCAATGGTGCGAGCCTCGTGTTCGCCATCGACGTCGGCCACGGCCAGCTGCATCCTTCGCTGCATGGCGATCCGAAGATCGTCTCCATGGAAGAGACCGACATCAGGAACTACGAGGGCAAGCGGCTGCCGGCGCGGCCCGACATCGTCGTGATCGATGTCAGCTTCATCTCGCTCAAGCTGGTGCTGCCGGTGGCGCTGTCGCTGGCGGCGGCCCCGATGCATCTGCTGGCGCTGATCAAGCCGCAGTTCGAGGCGGCCCGCAAGCACTCCAAGCGCGGCGTCATCCGCAACGCGATGGTGCACCAGGAGATCTGCGACGATATCGCGGCCTTTGCCGCCTCGCTCGGCTGCACCGACATCCAGGTGTTCCCGTCATCGATACCGGGCGGCGACGGCAACATCGAATTCTTCCTCGGCGCGCGCCGTGGCTGA